A part of Phoenix dactylifera cultivar Barhee BC4 chromosome 2, palm_55x_up_171113_PBpolish2nd_filt_p, whole genome shotgun sequence genomic DNA contains:
- the LOC103712978 gene encoding malonyl-coenzyme A:anthocyanin 3-O-glucoside-6''-O-malonyltransferase-like, whose amino-acid sequence MASKFPALRVLENSRVSPPPGSVAPASLPLTFFDVIWLVQHPVERLFFYDFPNPIAHFIDSCLPNLKSSLSVTLHHFFPLAGNIRRSPGSDDRYEIAYVDGDSVSFTVAEHDGDFHDFSDDHGCDISKLRQLVPQLPKAQDAQPSLAVQVTVFPNHGIAIGVSINHAACDGSSSMHFMKSWASACKSGGSMPEVAPPPLFDRTLISDPRGLYSVFHHDVEGMTAPEPSAEIPFADMVHATFSLKQDRIQSLKRLVLARAAERETSFHCSTIVVALAYVWVCLVKMRGLASDRKAYSGFAVDCRERLQPPVPASYFGNCVGPCFVEVAVGDVIGEEGFVAAAEAIGKAIEGIKHGILDGAESWLRRFVSILPEQPMTVAGSPKFRVYETDFGWGGPKKVLVTSISGAGNISVAESRAEQGGIEIGMVLPKHVMDEFRTHFLNGPKLIAK is encoded by the coding sequence ATGGCGTCGAAATTCCCAGCGCTCAGAGTTCTGGAGAACTCCCGGGTCTCTCCACCACCCGGATCAGTTGCTCCTGCATCTCTCCCCCTCACCTTCTTTGACGTAATCTGGTTAGTTCAACACCCTGTCGAGCGCCTCTTCTTCTATGACTTCCCCAATCCAATTGCTCATTTCATAGACTCGTGCCTCCCCAACCTCAAATCCTCGCTGTCTGTCACCCTGCACCACTTCTTCCCTCTTGCCGGTAATATCCGTCGCTCCCCCGGCAGCGATGACCGGTACGAGATAGCCTACGTCGATGGCGACTCTGTCTCCTTCACCGTGGCGGAGCACGACGGTGATTTCCACGATTTCTCCGACGACCATGGATGCGACATCTCCAAGCTCCGGCAGTTGGTCCCCCAGCTGCCGAAGGCCCAAGATGCTCAGCCTTCGCTAGCCGTGCAGGTGACCGTGTTCCCGAATCATGGCATCGCCATCGGGGTCTCGATCAACCATGCTGCATGTGACGGCTCTAGTTCCATGCATTTCATGAAGTCATGGGCCTCCGCATGCAAGTCGGGAGGCTCGATGCCCGAGGTGGCGCCGCCGCCCCTGTTTGACAGGACCTTGATCTCCGATCCTCGAGGGCTGTACTCGGTTTTCCATCATGATGTAGAAGGAATGACAGCTCCTGAACCATCAGCGGAAATTCCTTTCGCCGACATGGTCCATGCCACGTTCTCTCTCAAACAAGATCGCATTCAAAGCCTCAAGAGACTGGTTCTGGCCAGAGCCGCGGAGCGGGAGACATCGTTCCATTGCTCGACGATCGTCGTTGCGCTTGCTTATGTATGGGTCTGCCTTGTTAAGATGAGAGGCCTTGCAAGTGATAGGAAAGCTTATTCAGGATTCGCGGTGGATTGCAGGGAACGACTGCAGCCGCCAGTCCCGGCATCATACTTTGGAAATTGCGTAGGGCCTTGTTTTGTAGAGGTGGCGGTAGGCGATGTAATTGGAGAAGAAGGGTTTGTGGCAGCGGCGGAGGCAATTGGGAAAGCAATTGAAGGAATAAAACACGGAATTCTGGATGGTGCAGAGAGCTGGCTACGAAGATTTGTGTCTATATTGCCTGAGCAACCGATGACCGTTGCGGGGTCGCCAAAGTTCAGAGTTTATGAGACTGATTTCGGATGGGGAGGACCAAAGAAGGTTTTGGTGACGTCCATCTCTGGTGCCGGAAACATTTCGGTGGCAGAGAGCAGAGCAGAGCAAGGAGGAATCGAGATCGGTATGGTACTCCCGAAGCATGTGATGGATGAATTCAGGACTCACTTCTTGAATGGCCCGAAACTGATCGCAAAataa
- the LOC103699484 gene encoding malonyl-coenzyme A:anthocyanin 3-O-glucoside-6''-O-malonyltransferase-like, which yields MASKFPALRVLENSRVSPPPGSVAPASLPLTFFDVIWLVQHPVERLFFYDFPNPIAHFIDSCLPNLKSSLSVTLHHFFPLAGNIRRSPGSDDRYEIAYVDGDSVSFTVAEHDGDFHDFSDDHGCDISKLRQLVPQLPKAQDAQPSLAVQVTVFPNHGIAIGVSINHAACDGSSSMHFMKSWASACKSGGSMPEVAPPPLFDRTLISDPRGLYSVFLDDVAGMSAPEPSAEIPFADMVHATFSLKQDQIQRLKRLVLARAAERETSFHCSTIVVALAYVWVCFVKMRGLASDRKAYSGFPVDCRGRLQPPLPASYFGNCVGPCFVEVAVGDVIGEEGFVAAAEAIGKAIEGIKHGILDGAEIWLRRFVSVLPEQPMTVAGSPKFRVYETDFGWGGPKKVLVTSISGPRNISVAESRAEQGGIEIGMVLPKHVMDEFSAHFFNGLKLIAK from the coding sequence ATGGCGTCGAAATTCCCAGCGCTCAGAGTTCTGGAGAACTCCCGGGTCTCTCCACCACCCGGATCAGTTGCTCCTGCATCTCTCCCCCTCACCTTCTTTGACGTAATCTGGTTAGTTCAACACCCTGTCGAGCGCCTCTTCTTCTATGACTTCCCCAATCCAATTGCTCATTTCATAGACTCGTGCCTCCCCAACCTCAAATCCTCGCTGTCTGTCACCCTGCACCACTTCTTCCCTCTTGCCGGTAATATCCGTCGCTCCCCCGGCAGCGATGACCGGTACGAGATAGCCTACGTCGATGGCGACTCTGTCTCCTTCACCGTGGCGGAGCACGACGGTGATTTCCACGATTTCTCCGACGACCATGGATGCGACATCTCCAAGCTCCGGCAGTTGGTCCCCCAGCTGCCGAAGGCCCAAGATGCTCAGCCTTCGCTAGCCGTGCAGGTGACCGTGTTCCCGAATCATGGCATCGCCATCGGGGTCTCGATCAACCATGCTGCATGTGACGGCTCTAGTTCCATGCATTTCATGAAGTCATGGGCCTCCGCATGCAAGTCGGGAGGCTCGATGCCCGAGGTGGCGCCGCCGCCCCTGTTTGACAGGACCTTGATCTCCGATCCTCGAGGGCTGTACTCGGTTTTCCTTGATGATGTAGCAGGAATGAGTGCTCCTGAACCATCAGCGGAAATTCCTTTCGCCGACATGGTCCATGCCACGTTCTCTCTCAAACAAGATCAGATTCAAAGGCTCAAGAGACTGGTTCTGGCCAGAGCCGCGGAGCGGGAGACATCGTTCCATTGCTCGACGATCGTGGTTGCGCTTGCTTATGTATGGGTCTGCTTTGTTAAGATGAGAGGCCTTGCAAGTGATAGGAAAGCTTATTCAGGATTCCCGGTGGATTGCAGGGGACGACTGCAGCCGCCACTCCCGGCATCATACTTCGGAAATTGCGTAGGGCCTTGTTTTGTAGAGGTAGCAGTAGGCGATGTAATTGGAGAAGAAGGGTTTGTAGCAGCGGCGGAGGCAATTGGGAAAGCAATTGAAGGAATAAAACACGGAATTTTGGATGGTGCAGAGATCTGGCTACGAAGATTTGTGTCTGTATTGCCTGAGCAACCGATGACCGTTGCGGGGTCGCCAAAGTTCAGAGTTTATGAGACTGATTTCGGATGGGGAGGACCAAAGAAGGTTTTGGTGACGTCCATCTCGGGTCCCCGAAACATTTCGGTGGCAGAGAGCAGAGCAGAGCAAGGTGGAATCGAGATCGGTATGGTACTCCCGAAGCATGTGATGGATGAATTCAGTGCTCACTTCTTTAATGGCCTGAAACTGATCGCAAAATAA